One Clostridium sp. CM027 genomic window carries:
- a CDS encoding ABC transporter substrate-binding protein — protein sequence MKNTKKLIAVACTVAIMTGMLSGCSKSTDPAASKAVGKDVVVDIFQFKVEAKDALEKATKEYMALNKNVKINVQTVGGGEDYGAALKSKFASGQEPTIYNIGGTQDVLDWKAKLQDLSSEPWVSQAYPGTLDAVKMDGKLYGMPFNQEGSGLIYNKTIFTKAGIDASKIKTYADLKAASKTLDSKKKELKIDAVFALPGKETWVTGLHLSNVAFANEFPTVVDAFNAKEITFKQNEPLKKLLDLQIKYAYKPDGTNKSINSVDYSTQVEKMFSMSKVAIIQQGNWAFGSIDGIDPELSKNIGILPMPLDGVKEGCIQVGVPMYWAINSSKDDGAKKAAADFLNWLYTSDRGKEMIIKDFKFIPAFKGYDGEKLQPTDALGKEVLRYVNEGKTIPWVFMGYPTAWGMEKFGTDVQKYIAGTITWDKLVDNMKTTWSAARKK from the coding sequence ATGAAGAACACAAAAAAGCTTATAGCAGTTGCATGTACAGTTGCTATAATGACAGGTATGTTGTCTGGTTGTAGTAAAAGTACAGATCCTGCTGCTTCAAAAGCGGTAGGCAAGGATGTCGTAGTGGACATATTCCAATTTAAAGTTGAAGCTAAGGATGCTCTTGAAAAAGCTACAAAAGAATACATGGCATTAAATAAAAATGTTAAAATTAATGTACAAACAGTTGGCGGTGGAGAAGACTACGGTGCGGCATTAAAATCTAAATTTGCATCAGGACAAGAACCAACAATATACAATATTGGCGGAACTCAAGATGTCCTTGACTGGAAAGCTAAACTTCAAGATTTATCAAGCGAACCATGGGTATCACAAGCTTACCCAGGAACTTTAGATGCTGTAAAGATGGATGGTAAACTTTATGGTATGCCGTTTAACCAAGAAGGATCTGGACTTATTTACAATAAAACAATATTCACAAAAGCAGGAATTGATGCTTCAAAAATCAAAACATATGCAGATTTAAAAGCCGCATCGAAAACATTGGATTCAAAGAAGAAAGAATTAAAGATAGATGCAGTATTTGCTTTACCTGGCAAGGAAACTTGGGTAACAGGATTACATTTATCTAACGTTGCTTTTGCAAATGAATTTCCAACAGTTGTAGATGCATTTAATGCAAAAGAAATAACATTCAAACAAAATGAGCCATTAAAGAAACTATTAGATCTTCAAATTAAATATGCTTATAAGCCAGATGGTACTAATAAATCAATTAACAGCGTGGACTATTCTACTCAAGTTGAAAAAATGTTCTCTATGAGTAAAGTAGCAATAATTCAACAAGGAAACTGGGCTTTTGGATCAATAGATGGTATCGATCCAGAATTGTCCAAAAATATTGGTATATTACCAATGCCTTTAGATGGCGTTAAAGAAGGTTGTATCCAAGTTGGAGTACCTATGTATTGGGCTATTAACAGTTCAAAAGATGATGGAGCTAAGAAAGCTGCTGCAGACTTCTTAAACTGGTTATATACTTCAGACAGAGGTAAAGAAATGATCATTAAAGACTTTAAGTTTATACCAGCTTTCAAAGGTTATGACGGTGAGAAATTACAACCAACAGATGCACTAGGTAAAGAAGTACTTAGATACGTAAACGAAGGAAAAACAATTCCATGGGTATTTATGGGATATCCTACTGCATGGGGTATGGAAAAATTCGGAACAGACGTTCAAAAATATATTGCTGGCACCATCACATGGGATAAATTAGTAGATAATATGAAAACGACCTGGTCAGCAGCAAGAAAAAAATAA
- a CDS encoding carbohydrate ABC transporter permease, with translation MKKNNASFWMFVGPILAVFTIVLIIPLLFGVYYSFTDWNGIASDISWIGFANYVSAFKDETFLASFLFTAKFTIVSVVVINCIGFGLALLVTTGMKSNNLLRTIFFMPNLIGGLILGFIWQFIFTQVFSGLGTIFHQQWLLGWLSDGTTGFYGLVILMSWQMSGYLMVIYVAALQNIPPELTEAAEIDGANAWQRIKNITFPLVGPAFTVSLFLTLSNSFKLYDQNLSLTAGGPANSTQMLSMNIYNTAFKFNQMGVAQAKAVIFLLIVGAVTLTQVYLSKKNEVEA, from the coding sequence ATGAAAAAAAATAATGCGTCATTTTGGATGTTTGTAGGTCCAATTTTAGCTGTGTTCACTATAGTTTTGATCATACCATTGCTTTTTGGAGTTTACTATTCTTTTACAGACTGGAATGGAATTGCATCCGATATAAGTTGGATCGGATTTGCAAACTACGTCTCTGCATTTAAGGATGAGACTTTCCTTGCTTCATTCTTATTTACAGCTAAATTTACTATAGTTTCAGTTGTTGTAATAAATTGTATTGGATTTGGCCTCGCTTTACTTGTAACAACTGGTATGAAAAGCAATAATCTACTTAGAACTATATTTTTTATGCCTAACTTGATAGGAGGACTTATACTTGGATTTATTTGGCAGTTTATTTTCACACAAGTTTTTTCTGGACTTGGAACTATTTTTCATCAGCAATGGTTACTTGGATGGTTATCGGATGGGACTACTGGATTTTATGGGTTAGTAATTTTAATGTCATGGCAAATGTCAGGATATTTAATGGTTATTTATGTAGCTGCTCTTCAAAACATACCACCAGAGCTTACGGAAGCAGCTGAGATTGATGGTGCAAATGCATGGCAGAGAATAAAGAATATTACATTCCCTCTAGTAGGACCTGCCTTTACAGTAAGTTTATTTTTAACTTTATCTAATTCCTTTAAACTTTATGACCAAAATTTATCCTTAACTGCAGGTGGTCCTGCAAATTCAACACAGATGCTCTCTATGAATATTTACAACACCGCATTCAAATTTAATCAAATGGGCGTAGCGCAAGCAAAAGCTGTTATATTTTTACTAATAGTTGGTGCGGTTACTTTAACACAAGTATATCTTTCTAAGAAAAATGAGGTGGAAGCATGA
- a CDS encoding carbohydrate ABC transporter permease produces the protein MIKKTRKLNVGKLALGVIGIALGALFLSPFYIIIINSLKTKKELFASVLSFPEIFTLNNYKEAFDRLHYLNAITNSLTITISGVIFIAIFASMAGWMLERTKTKLSNAILLLFISSMLIPFQAIMLPLVRIMGKFKLLNMGGLIFMYLGFGSALSIFLYHGFVKGIPKELDEASMLDGCNKFQTFWYIIFPLLKPITVTVSILNTVWIWNDFLLPSLVINRPGTQTLPLRTFFFFGEYTKQWNLALAGLTLAIIPVIIFYFLAQKQIIKSIAAGSIK, from the coding sequence ATGATAAAAAAAACCAGAAAATTAAATGTAGGTAAACTAGCTCTAGGAGTTATTGGTATTGCCTTAGGCGCATTATTTTTATCACCTTTTTATATCATTATTATCAATTCCCTTAAAACAAAAAAAGAATTATTTGCAAGTGTATTGTCCTTTCCTGAAATATTCACTTTAAATAATTATAAAGAAGCATTTGATAGGTTGCACTATTTAAATGCAATTACTAACTCTTTAACAATAACAATATCTGGTGTTATTTTTATTGCAATATTCGCTTCAATGGCGGGCTGGATGTTAGAGCGGACAAAAACAAAACTGAGCAACGCAATTCTTTTGTTATTTATTTCATCCATGTTAATACCTTTTCAAGCAATCATGTTGCCCCTAGTTAGAATTATGGGTAAATTTAAATTATTGAATATGGGTGGACTCATATTTATGTATCTTGGCTTTGGATCAGCCTTATCCATATTCCTGTATCATGGTTTTGTAAAAGGAATCCCAAAGGAGTTAGATGAAGCTTCCATGTTAGATGGTTGCAACAAATTTCAAACCTTTTGGTATATAATATTTCCTTTGTTAAAACCAATAACTGTTACAGTTTCTATCTTAAATACCGTTTGGATTTGGAATGATTTTTTATTGCCATCCTTAGTTATTAATAGACCAGGAACACAAACATTGCCATTGAGAACTTTCTTTTTCTTTGGTGAATATACCAAACAGTGGAATTTAGCTCTTGCGGGACTAACTCTCGCAATTATTCCAGTTATAATATTTTATTTTTTAGCACAAAAACAAATTATAAAATCTATTGCAGCTGGAAGCATAAAATAA
- a CDS encoding DUF4397 domain-containing protein → MFYCPNNYNDPYPLYRVTPKNSYFRILHASPKSPAVDVYINDMLKFKNLTYGAFTDYIEVMAGNYNVKLYATGTKTTPVLNKNIFIPPEKIYTVAVIGLLPNIELLPIPEPIVINPSNNAYIKFAHLSPNLGAVDVALPDGKILLKNIKYKQFTDYIEVPVGTYTLEVRPTGTTNIALYVPNIKLKPNRFYTVYAVGLANDIPGLQALIPLDGSSYLDLRED, encoded by the coding sequence ATGTTCTATTGTCCAAACAATTATAATGATCCTTATCCGCTATATAGAGTTACCCCTAAGAATTCTTATTTTAGGATTCTTCATGCTTCACCTAAATCCCCAGCTGTTGATGTATATATTAATGATATGTTAAAATTTAAAAACCTTACTTATGGTGCTTTTACAGATTATATAGAAGTTATGGCTGGAAATTACAATGTAAAATTGTATGCTACAGGTACTAAAACTACACCTGTACTTAATAAAAATATTTTTATTCCGCCTGAAAAAATTTACACCGTTGCAGTTATTGGTCTATTACCTAACATTGAGTTACTACCTATTCCAGAACCTATAGTTATAAATCCTAGTAACAATGCTTATATTAAATTTGCTCATTTATCACCTAATCTCGGTGCTGTAGATGTTGCATTACCAGACGGTAAAATTCTACTTAAAAATATTAAGTACAAACAATTTACTGATTATATAGAAGTCCCTGTTGGAACTTATACTTTAGAAGTTAGACCTACTGGTACCACGAATATTGCTTTATACGTCCCTAATATAAAACTAAAACCTAATCGTTTTTACACTGTTTATGCTGTAGGATTAGCTAACGATATTCCAGGCCTTCAAGCTCTAATTCCTCTTGATGGTAGTTCTTATTTAGATTTACGCGAAGATTAG